One genomic segment of Drosophila melanogaster chromosome 3R includes these proteins:
- the E(spl)m6-BFM gene encoding enhancer of split m6, bearded family member, with the protein MSKVKNLLAKMLQRFGKNSSQADSQRYDSLEEIAQNQANERMLRATQVGLEEHLVICLETEAGSFYWHSQ; encoded by the coding sequence ATGTCGAAAGTAAAGAACTTATTGGCCAAAATGCTGCAGCGATTTGGCAAAAACAGCTCACAAGCCGACAGTCAGCGATACGATAGCCTGGAGGAGATTGCCCAGAACCAGGCAAACGAGAGGATGTTGAGGGCAACTCAAGTGGGATTGGAGGAGCACCTGGTCATCTGCTTGGAGACGGAAGCGGGCAGCTTCTACTGGCACTCGCAGTAG